Proteins encoded within one genomic window of Pieris rapae chromosome 1, ilPieRapa1.1, whole genome shotgun sequence:
- the LOC110991980 gene encoding phosphofurin acidic cluster sorting protein 1 isoform X3: MTEKNKSEKMNNSSKPVPMKLFAAWEVDRTPSNCIPRLCTLRVTRLRVCGALGEAGGGAAAGSAGAVTLAARMHSSKRTLRSNDIIVPPMDVELDLCFSLQYPHFVKRDGNRLQIMLQRRKKYKNRTILGYKTLAEGVIRMDQVLQRSMDMELELTSVGGKVGAPAGQPVARLTITGLASTPVDHDTKNNNTLLITERGYSDEEEEGEFSSVEEADEMTYGAPARRRPHRQIEFNKADFSYTKQRNLKQKFAALLRRFRVPEELGERGAVRDNHNAQRDIDELFQDLDSLSCGEGDDSGPDQMDTISIGSTPKPSLRPFFSSSRSLANQDHHRHSNVTRHASLASAAELRPRNRHQPTLSFTESEAVRSSAGDERGSEGNSDGDATLDAPVSGASVSSSPPNEIKEDKRSRLFRSATSGGNLTPASGARKKNSLVIGTERPLSAHDLPALSPTAPEPRRTMAEQVNRVLGEEGPLPECVAVAHGSLARCLQALAIPTVVAPPGVVPDARPLLQAVLARATKQGSRRALRICVCGGEAAAAGALRAHAELAARRPHDAPPLRYYVIPVGQCTVARYLSAADPAYAALFANETWAGLCDRAPDAHMPDIAEMSSRIARYLNSIGPVNNIPIGEAMIAYRDKSGDEDSSQTFVPFIAEVRVGWSEACGTSLEGEEGSPPARPSPPATPAPDPLPPAHDPLELQLDYWLVGGTGGKSAEGSETSGGGKVTVKAAFRALLVTRHNHHLAITYLTKEKKQKIMRLGKKKEKSGESEAGRAHNVEGVARLICSAKGSHTPLKVYIDGTEWNGVKFFQLSTQWQTHVKSFPVATCSGPLPTLAPLAPQET, encoded by the exons actGTGCACCCTACGCGTAACTCGCCTTAGAGTATGCGGCGCACTAGGCGAAGCAGGCGGCGGGGCTGCGGCTGGCAGCGCGGGCGCTGTAACCCTGGCGGCTCGAATGCACAGCAGCAAGCGCACACTTCGTTCTAACGATATTATCGTACCTCCAATGGATGTCGAGCTGGATCTTTGCTTCTCCCTGCAGTACCCGCATTTTGTAAAACGTGATGGCAACAG GTTGCAAATTATGTTACAGCGTCGCAAGAAGTACAAAAATCGCACGATACTGGGCTACAAAACGCTCGCTGAAGGTGTTATTAGGATGGATCAG GTGCTTCAACGTTCTATGGACATGGAGCTGGAATTAACCAGTGTGGGAGGTAAAGTCGGTGCGCCAGCTGGACAACCAGTGGCAAGACTGACCATCACTGGTTTGGCTTCTACGCCCGTCGACCATGACACTAAGAACAACAACACTTTACTTATTACCG AAAGAGGCTACTCTGATGAAGAGGAGGAAGGCGAGTTCAGTTCGGTGGAAGAGGCTGATGAGATGACATATGGTGCACCTGCCCGGAGGCGACCGCACAGGCAGATCGAGTTCAACAAGGCCGATTTTAGTTACACCAAg CAAAGGAATCTGAAGCAGAAATTCGCAGCACTTCTGCGCCGGTTCCGCGTTCCCGAAGAATTGGGAGAGCGTGGGGCGGTGCGAGACAACCACAACGCGCAACGGGACATAGATGAACTATTTCAG GATTTGGATTCTCTATCATGTGGCGAGGGTGACGATTCAGGTCCAGATCAGATGGACACCATCAGCATCGGTTCCACGCCTAAACCCTCGCTTAGACCGTTCTTCAGCAGCTCGAGGAGTCTGGCTAATCAAGACCATCATAGACATTCCAATG TGACACGACACGCGAGCCTCGCGTCCGCTGCTGAGTTGCGGCCGCGGAACCGACATCAGCCCACACTCTCATtcacag AATCGGAAGCAGTTCGTAGCTCCGCCGGGGACGAGCGTGGCAGTGAGGGTAATAGCGATGGAGATGCTACTCTCGATGCACCAGTCTCAGGCGCATCAGTGTCCAGCTCGCCGCCAAATGAGATTAAG GAGGACAAGCGTTCACGCCTATTTCGTAGTGCTACTAGCGGTGGGAACTTAACTCCGGCCTCAGGAGCCAGGAAGAAAAATTCTCTCGTTATTGGCACTGAACGACCGTTGTCTGCGCACGATTTGCCTGCCTTGAGTCCTACGGCACCAGAg cctCGTCGTACAATGGCCGAGCAAGTAAACCGAGTGTTAGGTGAAGAGGGACCTTTACCAGAGTGTGTAGCGGTGGCCCATGGGTCTCTTGCTCGTTGTTTGCAGGCCCTTGCTATACCTACTGTTGTGGCCCCTCCGGGAGTTGTACCCGATGCAAGGCCTCTATTACAGGCAGTGCTTGCTAGAGCTACTAAACA gGGCAGTCGTCGTGCGTTGCGTATCTGCGTGTGTGGTGGAGAAGCGGCGGCAGCGGGTGCGTTACGAGCGCACGCGGAACTCGCCGCAAGGCGACCGCATGACGCCCCGCCCCTAAGATACTACGTTATACCTGTCG gtcaatGCACGGTGGCTCGCTACCTGTCAGCTGCAGACCCGGCGTATGCGGCATTATTCGCGAACGAAACGTGGGCGGGGCTTTGCGATCGTGCGCCGGACGCACACATGCCGGATATCGCAGAAATGTCTTCCAGAATCGCTAg GTATTTGAATAGCATCGGCCCAGTGAATAACATCCCAATTGGTGAAGCAATGATCGCGTACAGAGACAAATCTGGCGATGAAGACTCTAGTCAGACGTTTGTTCCTTTCATAGCG GAAGTCCGTGTAGGTTGGTCAGAGGCGTGCGGCACATCGTTAGAGGGAGAAGAGGGTTCCCCTCCCGCTCGCCCTTCGCCCCCTGCAACGCCTGCGCCTGATCCTCTGCCACCTGCACATGACCCGCTTGAGTTGCAACTGGACTATTGGCTG GTGGGTGGAACCGGGGGTAAAAGCGCAGAGGGTAGCGAGACGAGCGGTGGGGGTAAGGTGACGGTGAAGGCAGCCTTCCGAGCGCTTCTTGTCACAAGACACAACCATCATCTAGCCATCACCTACCTCACAAAGGAAAAGAAACAGAAAA TAATGCGTCTTGGcaagaagaaagaaaagagTGGAGAAAGTGAGGCAGGCCGCGCGCATAACGTTGAAGGCGTCGCCAGACTGATTTGTTCCGCTAAAGGCTCGCATACGCCGCTCAAAg ttTACATTGACGGCACAGAATGGAACGGTGTGAAGTTCTTCCAATTATCGACCCAATGGCAGACTCACGTGAAGTCGTTCCCGGTTGCGACTTGCAGCGGCCCGCTCCCCACGCTCGCTCCCCTCGCCCCTCAGGAGACTTAG
- the LOC110991980 gene encoding phosphofurin acidic cluster sorting protein 1 isoform X1, whose amino-acid sequence MTEKNKSEKMNNSSKPVPMKLFAAWEVDRTPSNCIPRLCTLRVTRLRVCGALGEAGGGAAAGSAGAVTLAARMHSSKRTLRSNDIIVPPMDVELDLCFSLQYPHFVKRDGNRLQIMLQRRKKYKNRTILGYKTLAEGVIRMDQVLQRSMDMELELTSVGGKVGAPAGQPVARLTITGLASTPVDHDTKNNNTLLITERGYSDEEEEGEFSSVEEADEMTYGAPARRRPHRQIEFNKADFSYTKLGYMDRERQSYINSKAHERDSDSELEHAPSKRKGSRGKLAQRNLKQKFAALLRRFRVPEELGERGAVRDNHNAQRDIDELFQDLDSLSCGEGDDSGPDQMDTISIGSTPKPSLRPFFSSSRSLANQDHHRHSNVTRHASLASAAELRPRNRHQPTLSFTESEAVRSSAGDERGSEGNSDGDATLDAPVSGASVSSSPPNEIKEDKRSRLFRSATSGGNLTPASGARKKNSLVIGTERPLSAHDLPALSPTAPEPRRTMAEQVNRVLGEEGPLPECVAVAHGSLARCLQALAIPTVVAPPGVVPDARPLLQAVLARATKQGSRRALRICVCGGEAAAAGALRAHAELAARRPHDAPPLRYYVIPVGQCTVARYLSAADPAYAALFANETWAGLCDRAPDAHMPDIAEMSSRIARYLNSIGPVNNIPIGEAMIAYRDKSGDEDSSQTFVPFIAEVRVGWSEACGTSLEGEEGSPPARPSPPATPAPDPLPPAHDPLELQLDYWLVGGTGGKSAEGSETSGGGKVTVKAAFRALLVTRHNHHLAITYLTKEKKQKIMRLGKKKEKSGESEAGRAHNVEGVARLICSAKGSHTPLKVYIDGTEWNGVKFFQLSTQWQTHVKSFPVATCSGPLPTLAPLAPQET is encoded by the exons actGTGCACCCTACGCGTAACTCGCCTTAGAGTATGCGGCGCACTAGGCGAAGCAGGCGGCGGGGCTGCGGCTGGCAGCGCGGGCGCTGTAACCCTGGCGGCTCGAATGCACAGCAGCAAGCGCACACTTCGTTCTAACGATATTATCGTACCTCCAATGGATGTCGAGCTGGATCTTTGCTTCTCCCTGCAGTACCCGCATTTTGTAAAACGTGATGGCAACAG GTTGCAAATTATGTTACAGCGTCGCAAGAAGTACAAAAATCGCACGATACTGGGCTACAAAACGCTCGCTGAAGGTGTTATTAGGATGGATCAG GTGCTTCAACGTTCTATGGACATGGAGCTGGAATTAACCAGTGTGGGAGGTAAAGTCGGTGCGCCAGCTGGACAACCAGTGGCAAGACTGACCATCACTGGTTTGGCTTCTACGCCCGTCGACCATGACACTAAGAACAACAACACTTTACTTATTACCG AAAGAGGCTACTCTGATGAAGAGGAGGAAGGCGAGTTCAGTTCGGTGGAAGAGGCTGATGAGATGACATATGGTGCACCTGCCCGGAGGCGACCGCACAGGCAGATCGAGTTCAACAAGGCCGATTTTAGTTACACCAAg CTGGGGTACATGGACAGAGAAAGACAGAGCTATATCAACTCTAAGGCGCATGAGAGGGACAGCGATAGTGAACTCGAACACGCCCCAAGCAAGCGCAAAGGCAGCCGCGGCAAGCTCGCG CAAAGGAATCTGAAGCAGAAATTCGCAGCACTTCTGCGCCGGTTCCGCGTTCCCGAAGAATTGGGAGAGCGTGGGGCGGTGCGAGACAACCACAACGCGCAACGGGACATAGATGAACTATTTCAG GATTTGGATTCTCTATCATGTGGCGAGGGTGACGATTCAGGTCCAGATCAGATGGACACCATCAGCATCGGTTCCACGCCTAAACCCTCGCTTAGACCGTTCTTCAGCAGCTCGAGGAGTCTGGCTAATCAAGACCATCATAGACATTCCAATG TGACACGACACGCGAGCCTCGCGTCCGCTGCTGAGTTGCGGCCGCGGAACCGACATCAGCCCACACTCTCATtcacag AATCGGAAGCAGTTCGTAGCTCCGCCGGGGACGAGCGTGGCAGTGAGGGTAATAGCGATGGAGATGCTACTCTCGATGCACCAGTCTCAGGCGCATCAGTGTCCAGCTCGCCGCCAAATGAGATTAAG GAGGACAAGCGTTCACGCCTATTTCGTAGTGCTACTAGCGGTGGGAACTTAACTCCGGCCTCAGGAGCCAGGAAGAAAAATTCTCTCGTTATTGGCACTGAACGACCGTTGTCTGCGCACGATTTGCCTGCCTTGAGTCCTACGGCACCAGAg cctCGTCGTACAATGGCCGAGCAAGTAAACCGAGTGTTAGGTGAAGAGGGACCTTTACCAGAGTGTGTAGCGGTGGCCCATGGGTCTCTTGCTCGTTGTTTGCAGGCCCTTGCTATACCTACTGTTGTGGCCCCTCCGGGAGTTGTACCCGATGCAAGGCCTCTATTACAGGCAGTGCTTGCTAGAGCTACTAAACA gGGCAGTCGTCGTGCGTTGCGTATCTGCGTGTGTGGTGGAGAAGCGGCGGCAGCGGGTGCGTTACGAGCGCACGCGGAACTCGCCGCAAGGCGACCGCATGACGCCCCGCCCCTAAGATACTACGTTATACCTGTCG gtcaatGCACGGTGGCTCGCTACCTGTCAGCTGCAGACCCGGCGTATGCGGCATTATTCGCGAACGAAACGTGGGCGGGGCTTTGCGATCGTGCGCCGGACGCACACATGCCGGATATCGCAGAAATGTCTTCCAGAATCGCTAg GTATTTGAATAGCATCGGCCCAGTGAATAACATCCCAATTGGTGAAGCAATGATCGCGTACAGAGACAAATCTGGCGATGAAGACTCTAGTCAGACGTTTGTTCCTTTCATAGCG GAAGTCCGTGTAGGTTGGTCAGAGGCGTGCGGCACATCGTTAGAGGGAGAAGAGGGTTCCCCTCCCGCTCGCCCTTCGCCCCCTGCAACGCCTGCGCCTGATCCTCTGCCACCTGCACATGACCCGCTTGAGTTGCAACTGGACTATTGGCTG GTGGGTGGAACCGGGGGTAAAAGCGCAGAGGGTAGCGAGACGAGCGGTGGGGGTAAGGTGACGGTGAAGGCAGCCTTCCGAGCGCTTCTTGTCACAAGACACAACCATCATCTAGCCATCACCTACCTCACAAAGGAAAAGAAACAGAAAA TAATGCGTCTTGGcaagaagaaagaaaagagTGGAGAAAGTGAGGCAGGCCGCGCGCATAACGTTGAAGGCGTCGCCAGACTGATTTGTTCCGCTAAAGGCTCGCATACGCCGCTCAAAg ttTACATTGACGGCACAGAATGGAACGGTGTGAAGTTCTTCCAATTATCGACCCAATGGCAGACTCACGTGAAGTCGTTCCCGGTTGCGACTTGCAGCGGCCCGCTCCCCACGCTCGCTCCCCTCGCCCCTCAGGAGACTTAG
- the LOC110991980 gene encoding phosphofurin acidic cluster sorting protein 1 isoform X2, whose translation MTEKNKSEKMNNSSKPVPMKLFAAWEVDRTPSNCIPRLCTLRVTRLRVCGALGEAGGGAAAGSAGAVTLAARMHSSKRTLRSNDIIVPPMDVELDLCFSLQYPHFVKRDGNRLQIMLQRRKKYKNRTILGYKTLAEGVIRMDQVLQRSMDMELELTSVGGKVGAPAGQPVARLTITGLASTPVDHDTKNNNTLLITERGYSDEEEEGEFSSVEEADEMTYGAPARRRPHRQIEFNKADFSYTKLGYMDRERQSYINSKAHERDSDSELEHAPSKRKGSRGKLAQRNLKQKFAALLRRFRVPEELGERGAVRDNHNAQRDIDELFQDLDSLSCGEGDDSGPDQMDTISIGSTPKPSLRPFFSSSRSLANQDHHRHSNESEAVRSSAGDERGSEGNSDGDATLDAPVSGASVSSSPPNEIKEDKRSRLFRSATSGGNLTPASGARKKNSLVIGTERPLSAHDLPALSPTAPEPRRTMAEQVNRVLGEEGPLPECVAVAHGSLARCLQALAIPTVVAPPGVVPDARPLLQAVLARATKQGSRRALRICVCGGEAAAAGALRAHAELAARRPHDAPPLRYYVIPVGQCTVARYLSAADPAYAALFANETWAGLCDRAPDAHMPDIAEMSSRIARYLNSIGPVNNIPIGEAMIAYRDKSGDEDSSQTFVPFIAEVRVGWSEACGTSLEGEEGSPPARPSPPATPAPDPLPPAHDPLELQLDYWLVGGTGGKSAEGSETSGGGKVTVKAAFRALLVTRHNHHLAITYLTKEKKQKIMRLGKKKEKSGESEAGRAHNVEGVARLICSAKGSHTPLKVYIDGTEWNGVKFFQLSTQWQTHVKSFPVATCSGPLPTLAPLAPQET comes from the exons actGTGCACCCTACGCGTAACTCGCCTTAGAGTATGCGGCGCACTAGGCGAAGCAGGCGGCGGGGCTGCGGCTGGCAGCGCGGGCGCTGTAACCCTGGCGGCTCGAATGCACAGCAGCAAGCGCACACTTCGTTCTAACGATATTATCGTACCTCCAATGGATGTCGAGCTGGATCTTTGCTTCTCCCTGCAGTACCCGCATTTTGTAAAACGTGATGGCAACAG GTTGCAAATTATGTTACAGCGTCGCAAGAAGTACAAAAATCGCACGATACTGGGCTACAAAACGCTCGCTGAAGGTGTTATTAGGATGGATCAG GTGCTTCAACGTTCTATGGACATGGAGCTGGAATTAACCAGTGTGGGAGGTAAAGTCGGTGCGCCAGCTGGACAACCAGTGGCAAGACTGACCATCACTGGTTTGGCTTCTACGCCCGTCGACCATGACACTAAGAACAACAACACTTTACTTATTACCG AAAGAGGCTACTCTGATGAAGAGGAGGAAGGCGAGTTCAGTTCGGTGGAAGAGGCTGATGAGATGACATATGGTGCACCTGCCCGGAGGCGACCGCACAGGCAGATCGAGTTCAACAAGGCCGATTTTAGTTACACCAAg CTGGGGTACATGGACAGAGAAAGACAGAGCTATATCAACTCTAAGGCGCATGAGAGGGACAGCGATAGTGAACTCGAACACGCCCCAAGCAAGCGCAAAGGCAGCCGCGGCAAGCTCGCG CAAAGGAATCTGAAGCAGAAATTCGCAGCACTTCTGCGCCGGTTCCGCGTTCCCGAAGAATTGGGAGAGCGTGGGGCGGTGCGAGACAACCACAACGCGCAACGGGACATAGATGAACTATTTCAG GATTTGGATTCTCTATCATGTGGCGAGGGTGACGATTCAGGTCCAGATCAGATGGACACCATCAGCATCGGTTCCACGCCTAAACCCTCGCTTAGACCGTTCTTCAGCAGCTCGAGGAGTCTGGCTAATCAAGACCATCATAGACATTCCAATG AATCGGAAGCAGTTCGTAGCTCCGCCGGGGACGAGCGTGGCAGTGAGGGTAATAGCGATGGAGATGCTACTCTCGATGCACCAGTCTCAGGCGCATCAGTGTCCAGCTCGCCGCCAAATGAGATTAAG GAGGACAAGCGTTCACGCCTATTTCGTAGTGCTACTAGCGGTGGGAACTTAACTCCGGCCTCAGGAGCCAGGAAGAAAAATTCTCTCGTTATTGGCACTGAACGACCGTTGTCTGCGCACGATTTGCCTGCCTTGAGTCCTACGGCACCAGAg cctCGTCGTACAATGGCCGAGCAAGTAAACCGAGTGTTAGGTGAAGAGGGACCTTTACCAGAGTGTGTAGCGGTGGCCCATGGGTCTCTTGCTCGTTGTTTGCAGGCCCTTGCTATACCTACTGTTGTGGCCCCTCCGGGAGTTGTACCCGATGCAAGGCCTCTATTACAGGCAGTGCTTGCTAGAGCTACTAAACA gGGCAGTCGTCGTGCGTTGCGTATCTGCGTGTGTGGTGGAGAAGCGGCGGCAGCGGGTGCGTTACGAGCGCACGCGGAACTCGCCGCAAGGCGACCGCATGACGCCCCGCCCCTAAGATACTACGTTATACCTGTCG gtcaatGCACGGTGGCTCGCTACCTGTCAGCTGCAGACCCGGCGTATGCGGCATTATTCGCGAACGAAACGTGGGCGGGGCTTTGCGATCGTGCGCCGGACGCACACATGCCGGATATCGCAGAAATGTCTTCCAGAATCGCTAg GTATTTGAATAGCATCGGCCCAGTGAATAACATCCCAATTGGTGAAGCAATGATCGCGTACAGAGACAAATCTGGCGATGAAGACTCTAGTCAGACGTTTGTTCCTTTCATAGCG GAAGTCCGTGTAGGTTGGTCAGAGGCGTGCGGCACATCGTTAGAGGGAGAAGAGGGTTCCCCTCCCGCTCGCCCTTCGCCCCCTGCAACGCCTGCGCCTGATCCTCTGCCACCTGCACATGACCCGCTTGAGTTGCAACTGGACTATTGGCTG GTGGGTGGAACCGGGGGTAAAAGCGCAGAGGGTAGCGAGACGAGCGGTGGGGGTAAGGTGACGGTGAAGGCAGCCTTCCGAGCGCTTCTTGTCACAAGACACAACCATCATCTAGCCATCACCTACCTCACAAAGGAAAAGAAACAGAAAA TAATGCGTCTTGGcaagaagaaagaaaagagTGGAGAAAGTGAGGCAGGCCGCGCGCATAACGTTGAAGGCGTCGCCAGACTGATTTGTTCCGCTAAAGGCTCGCATACGCCGCTCAAAg ttTACATTGACGGCACAGAATGGAACGGTGTGAAGTTCTTCCAATTATCGACCCAATGGCAGACTCACGTGAAGTCGTTCCCGGTTGCGACTTGCAGCGGCCCGCTCCCCACGCTCGCTCCCCTCGCCCCTCAGGAGACTTAG
- the LOC110992018 gene encoding UPF0692 protein CG33108, whose protein sequence is MGTNPPLPPPLPADNAITPLKLYQTQNSLSDYTCPWTTELELREACAKNNICLYKAPHQLKYKNFESIIQVGPTCGIVALSMLLNGEVSPNELLKIAIAEGYSNNGEMFSCQNMVQLVEKVFNLVKKNNASFQLRRGLYSKEIILELLNGATLLVAYDADCNHSPCLRNGHTAHWAIVCGILIIDDPNGNYLSDPNNIYICCRHGKSKYLAMWRLADLDSSNKNLNDINPKKKEDGLLYILPEGGIGGKNGLKDQFVMFKGL, encoded by the exons ATGGGTACCAATCCCCCCTTACCACCACCACTTCCAGCTGATAATGCCATCACTCCTCTAAAATTATACCAAACACAAAATTCACTGAGTGATTATACGTGTCCATGGACTACTGAGCTGGAGTTACGAGAAGCTTGtgcaaaaaataacatttgtcTTTACAAAGCTCCTCatcagttaaaatataaaaactttgaatCTATTATACAAGTGGGCCCAACTTGTGGCATAGTAGCATTATCAATGCTTTTAAATGGAGAGGTTAGCCCTAATGAGTTACTGAAAATAGCAATAGCAGAAGGTTACAGCAATAATGGTGAGATGTTCAGTTGTCAGAATATGGTACAACTTgttgaaaaagtatttaatctggttaaaaaaaataatgcaagtTTCCAATTGAGACGTGGACTTTATAGCAAAGAAATAATACTTGAATTGTTAAATGGTGCTACTTTGTTAGTTGC ATACGATGCAGATTGCAATCACTCACCCTGCCTCCGAAATGGACACACTGCACATTGGGCCATTGTGTgtggaattttaataattgatgaCCCTAATGGAAATTATTTGTCTGATCctaacaatatttacatatgttGTAGGCATGGAAAGTCAAAATATCTTGCTATGTGGCGGTTAGCAGATTTAGAcagtagtaataaaaatttaaatgatattaatcCTAAGAAAAAAGAAGAtggtttgttatatattttacctgaAGGTGGCATTGGTGGAAAAAATGGCTTAAAAGACCAGTTTGTTATGTTTAAAGGTCTTTGA